One genomic region from Bos indicus isolate NIAB-ARS_2022 breed Sahiwal x Tharparkar chromosome 17, NIAB-ARS_B.indTharparkar_mat_pri_1.0, whole genome shotgun sequence encodes:
- the SERPIND1 gene encoding heparin cofactor 2, with amino-acid sequence MWSRSCWAVTRHTAGLCADEAGGRCSICDLCTLEDLDCSPAPKVTEERGRPWPIPPLQSHFAPAAQSSSGMWCPLRPLLLALLLASACRTLGPWGQRDDGGGEPESMEPRWGRLKGSNASGPLPPAAFHEENTVTGEWAADGEEEEDYLDLEKIFGEDDNYSDVVDAAPPTRPGAGAGSVLPLFPGKSRVQRLNLLNAQFAFDLYRALAARVGAADNVFLAPVGVSAAMAMLSLGLAGDTHQEVHTALRFAEFVNASAAYELGTVHNLFRKLIHRLFRRNFGYTLRSVSDLYVQKQLPVLDDFKTQVREYYFAEVRAADFSDPAFLAHTNRHVARLTKGLIRDALQDVDPATQMLLLNCLYFKGSWVNKFPVEMTHNHNFRLNEREVVKVPMMQTKGAFLAASDQELDCDVLRLEYVGGISMLVVVPHKLSGMKTLESQLTPQAVERWQRSMTNRTREVLLPKFKLEKDYDLVGALRALGVTALFDKHSNTTGITGQRIVIDLFKHQGTITVNEEGTQAAAVTAVGFMPLSTQVRFSVDRPFLFLIYEHRTSCLLFLGRVANPTRP; translated from the exons ATGTGGAGTCGCAGCTGCTGGGCGGTGACCAGGCACACAGCGGGGCTTTGTGCTGACGAGGCTGGGGGGCGGTGTTCCATCTGCGACCTGTGTACTTTGGAAGACCTCGACTGCAGCCCAGCACCAAAGGTCACAGAAGAGCGCGGCCGACCTTGGCCGATTCCACCCCTGCAGAGCCACTTCGCACCAGCGGCACAGAG CTCCTCCGGGATGTGGTGCCCACTGCGCCCGCTCCTGCTGGCCCTCCTTCTGGCATCTGCGTGCAGGACCCTCGGCCCGTGGGGGCAGCGTGATGATGGCGGGGGCGAGCCTGAGTCCATGGAGCCCCGGTGGGGGCGGCTGAAGGGCAGCAACGCGAGTGGGCCCCTGCCGCCCGCCGCCTTCCACGAGGAGAACACCGTCACCGGCGAGTGGGCCGCggacggggaggaggaggaggactacCTGGACCTGGAGAAGATCTTCGGGGAGGACGACAACTACAGCGACGTCGTGGACGCGGCACCCCCCACGCGCCCCGGGGCGGGCGCCGGCAGCGTGCTCCCGCTCTTTCCCGGCAAGAGCCGCGTGCAGCGGCTCAACCTCCTCAACGCGCAGTTCGCCTTCGACCTGTACCGGGCGCTAGCGGCGCGGGTCGGCGCGGCCGACAACGTCTTCCTGGCACCCGTGGGCGTGTCGGCGGCCATGGCCATGCTCTCCCTGGGCCTGGCGGGCGACACCCACCAGGAGGTGCACACGGCCCTGCGCTTTGCCGAGTTCGTCAACGCCAGCGCCGCCTATGAGCTGGGCACCGTCCACAACCTGTTCCGGAAGCTGATCCACCGCCTCTTCCGCAGGAACTTCGGGTACACGCTGCGCTCCGTCAGCGACCTCTATGTGCAGAAGCAGCTCCCGGTCCTGGACGACTTCAAGACCCAGGTCCGGGAGTACTACTTCGCCGAGGTCCGGGCGGCCGACTTCTCCGATCCCGCCTTCCTCGCCCACACGAACCGGCACGTGGCCCGGCTCACCAAGGGCCTCATACGAGACGCACTGCAGGACGTGGACCCTGCGACGCAGATGCTGCTCCTCAACTGCCTCTACTTCAAAG GGTCCTGGGTGAACAAATTCCCGGTGGAAATGACGCACAACCACAACTTCCGGCTGAACGAGCGGGAGGTGGTCAAGGTCCCCATGATGCAGACCAAGGGCGCGTTCCTGGCGGCCAGCGACCAGGAGCTGGACTGCGACGTGCTGCGGCTGGAGTACGTGGGGGGCATCAGCATGCTGGTGGTGGTCCCACACAAGCTGTCCGGGATGAAGACCCTGGAGAGCCAGCTGACACCCCAGGCGGTGGAGCGGTGGCAGAGGAGCATGACAAACAG GACGCGGGAAGTGCTCCTGCCCAAGTTCAAGCTGGAAAAGGACTACGACCTGGTGGGCGCCCTGCGGGCCCTGGGGGTCACGGCGCTCTTCGACAAGCACAGCAACACCACGGGGATCACGGGCCAGAGGATCGTCATTGACCTG TTCAAACACCAGGGCACCATCACGGTGAACGAGGAGGGCACACAGGCCGCAGCCGTGACCGCCGTGGGGTTCATGCCGCTGTCCACCCAGGTCCGCTTTAGCGTCGACCGGCCCTTCCTGTTCCTCATCTACGAGCACCGCACCAGCTGCCTGCTCTTCCTGGGCCGGGTCGCCAACCCCACCAGGCCTTAG